A genome region from Candidatus Thermokryptus mobilis includes the following:
- a CDS encoding KpsF/GutQ family sugar-phosphate isomerase, giving the protein MDKGKIETEKDVIEIGKRVIRIEANAVAELEDRIDESFAEVVDLILGSTGRVVITGVGKSGIIARKIVATMNSTGTPALYLHPADAIHGDLGVVRKEDVVICISKSGDTVEVLRLIPIFKRIGVPVISMVGNLNSQLARLSDYVLNVSVKEEACPYNLAPTASTTATLAMGDALAIALLEKRNFTVENFALFHPGGNLGKRLLLKVKELMVSGKDVPIVHTSTPMKETIIEMTSKRLGATCVVDDKGKLVGIITDGDLRRLLHRTENVFGLTAGEVMTRNPKTIKEDALAVVALQEMEHYNITQLVVIDDERFPIGMIHIHDLVKAGLSSSETENEFDQ; this is encoded by the coding sequence ATGGACAAAGGGAAAATTGAAACAGAAAAAGATGTAATTGAAATAGGCAAGCGAGTTATAAGGATTGAAGCAAATGCGGTTGCGGAACTTGAAGATAGGATTGATGAAAGTTTTGCAGAGGTTGTTGATTTGATTTTGGGGTCAACTGGAAGAGTTGTGATAACTGGTGTTGGTAAGTCGGGTATTATAGCGAGGAAAATAGTTGCGACTATGAATTCAACAGGAACACCTGCTCTTTATCTTCACCCAGCGGACGCCATCCATGGAGACCTTGGTGTTGTGCGAAAGGAAGATGTGGTCATTTGTATTTCAAAGAGCGGGGACACGGTTGAGGTCCTGCGTTTGATACCGATTTTTAAAAGGATCGGTGTTCCTGTGATTTCAATGGTCGGGAATTTAAATTCACAACTTGCTCGCCTTTCTGATTATGTTTTGAATGTTTCCGTTAAAGAAGAAGCGTGTCCGTATAATTTAGCTCCGACTGCTTCAACTACAGCAACTCTTGCGATGGGGGATGCGCTTGCGATTGCTCTTCTTGAAAAGAGGAACTTCACGGTTGAAAACTTCGCCTTGTTTCACCCGGGTGGAAATCTTGGGAAGAGGTTGCTTCTTAAAGTTAAGGAGTTGATGGTCTCAGGTAAAGATGTCCCCATTGTTCATACTTCAACACCTATGAAGGAGACGATAATTGAGATGACATCAAAACGACTTGGAGCAACATGTGTTGTTGATGATAAAGGAAAACTTGTCGGCATAATCACTGATGGAGATTTAAGGCGACTTCTGCATAGGACTGAAAATGTTTTTGGCTTGACCGCCGGTGAAGTCATGACGAGAAATCCGAAGACAATTAAGGAAGATGCGCTCGCTGTTGTAGCTCTTCAAGAAATGGAACATTACAACATAACTCAACTTGTTGTCATTGACGATGAGCGATTTCCCATAGGTATGATTCACATTCACGATCTTGTGAAAGCGGGGTTAAGTTCATCTGAAACAGAGAACGAATTTGATCAATGA
- the lptC gene encoding LPS export ABC transporter periplasmic protein LptC encodes MKIKTMFFILALVFSSCEEKIKPSIVHLSDVQIPSQESWNATIVFSDSGKIRAVLKASHILVFQDQDVTVLNQGFRVDFYDENGKHTSYLIADSGRVNERTKNLEAYGNIVAVSDEGTRVETTRLFWDNERNKVRSDAFVKVTSPNEILQGYGFEADQDLKNYVVYKVSGQARVEEK; translated from the coding sequence ATGAAGATAAAAACGATGTTTTTTATTCTTGCCCTTGTATTTTCAAGTTGTGAAGAGAAAATCAAACCTTCAATCGTTCATCTTTCCGATGTTCAAATCCCATCTCAAGAGTCGTGGAATGCAACCATCGTTTTTAGCGATTCAGGAAAAATTAGGGCTGTTTTGAAGGCTAGTCATATCCTTGTATTTCAAGATCAAGATGTGACAGTTTTAAATCAAGGTTTTAGAGTTGATTTTTATGATGAAAACGGGAAGCATACATCGTATTTGATCGCAGATAGCGGTAGAGTTAACGAGAGGACCAAAAATCTTGAGGCGTATGGGAACATAGTTGCTGTCTCCGACGAGGGAACGCGTGTTGAGACAACTCGTCTTTTCTGGGATAATGAAAGAAATAAAGTCCGCTCGGATGCTTTTGTTAAGGTGACATCACCAAATGAGATTTTACAGGGTTATGGTTTTGAAGCGGACCAGGATTTGAAAAATTATGTCGTCTATAAAGTAAGTGGACAAGCGAGGGTTGAGGAAAAGTAG
- the hpf gene encoding ribosome hibernation-promoting factor, HPF/YfiA family, whose protein sequence is MALQIIGHHIEVSDQIKNYIEREISRLDKFFDGIINAEVILRQDTKHNHLKEAEIIVKVYEHRLTSKANDPDILKAFDKSLTKIERQLIKFKDKLKSHR, encoded by the coding sequence ATGGCGCTTCAAATCATAGGTCATCACATTGAGGTTTCAGATCAAATTAAAAATTATATTGAAAGGGAGATTTCACGTTTAGACAAATTTTTTGATGGCATAATAAACGCTGAAGTTATATTAAGACAGGATACTAAACACAATCACTTGAAGGAAGCAGAGATAATAGTGAAGGTATACGAGCACAGATTGACATCAAAGGCGAACGATCCGGATATACTTAAAGCGTTTGACAAATCGCTCACAAAAATTGAAAGGCAGCTTATAAAATTCAAAGATAAGTTGAAATCGCACAGGTGA
- the hprK gene encoding HPr(Ser) kinase/phosphatase — protein MFSREFKEIKKTHITVGFFYESGKELFKLKVLNGDVGFDRKITDKNIHRPGLALAGYVELFTYNRIQVFGNTEIRYLQSLSPEGRVKSIQNILKFEIPCVVITNDNSLPDNLLDLFTEKKISVFQTPLETTKLVYFISDFLDDQFAPQTVVHGDLVDVYGIGLLFVGRSGIGKSEIALDLVERGHRLVADDVVLITKKGENILIGTCNTITKHFMEIRGLGIIDVKNMFGIRAIRYQKRVEVVVELLDWDPKEEYTRTGLDEEKISILGVEIPLVKLPIFPGKNITVIAEVIALNHLLKHYGYDSAKEFNKNIETLLRQKASSLKTDDFPIERIARYFEHDFE, from the coding sequence ATGTTTAGCAGGGAATTTAAAGAAATAAAAAAGACGCATATCACGGTTGGTTTCTTTTATGAGTCGGGGAAAGAACTGTTCAAGTTGAAGGTTTTGAATGGGGATGTCGGCTTTGATAGAAAGATAACGGATAAAAATATACATCGTCCAGGGCTTGCGCTTGCTGGATATGTTGAGCTTTTCACATACAATAGAATTCAAGTTTTCGGGAACACGGAGATAAGGTATCTTCAAAGTTTGTCGCCAGAGGGTAGAGTTAAATCAATTCAAAACATACTTAAGTTTGAAATTCCTTGCGTTGTCATAACGAATGACAATTCGCTTCCTGACAATCTCCTTGATCTTTTCACCGAGAAGAAAATTTCTGTTTTTCAGACGCCACTTGAGACCACAAAGCTTGTTTATTTCATAAGCGATTTCCTTGACGATCAATTCGCACCGCAAACGGTTGTTCACGGTGACCTTGTTGATGTCTATGGGATAGGGCTTCTATTTGTTGGGAGATCAGGAATTGGAAAAAGTGAAATAGCGCTTGATCTTGTTGAAAGAGGACATCGTCTTGTGGCTGATGATGTTGTTTTAATAACCAAGAAAGGTGAAAACATATTAATTGGCACTTGTAACACGATAACGAAGCACTTCATGGAGATAAGAGGGCTTGGAATAATTGATGTCAAGAATATGTTCGGGATAAGAGCGATAAGATATCAAAAGAGGGTTGAGGTTGTTGTTGAACTTCTTGATTGGGACCCGAAAGAGGAATATACTCGCACCGGGCTTGATGAAGAAAAAATCTCCATACTCGGTGTTGAAATCCCACTTGTTAAGCTTCCGATCTTCCCAGGGAAAAATATAACCGTTATAGCTGAAGTCATTGCGCTTAATCATTTATTGAAACATTACGGTTACGACTCAGCCAAGGAATTCAACAAAAACATTGAAACACTTCTAAGGCAAAAAGCGTCTTCCTTAAAAACAGATGATTTCCCCATTGAGAGGATAGCCAGATACTTTGAACATGACTTTGAATAA
- a CDS encoding ABC transporter substrate-binding protein — MRVNQILFFLILSLLLTLGCRKEIKRNYIVIGSTIDIDSFNPYLSTSLFTQDILDRVYLRLAVEHEDYRTFTPLLAKRWEWSKDSLQITFYLRNDVYWSDGVKTTAYDVEYSFKAAISPELAWLNAEDIVRNIEDVKALNETTLVVKYRYVYPYQVMDINDVWIVPRHIYEKIPFSEWRKNGFFDHNPVTNGPYKVARWERGQLIELVKNERYFDKNYPKIERVFVKIVPNESNLTLQFLNGEIDVLPSVSPSVADKYGGDKNLKFVKYPHLAYEYIGWNQKNPIFADKKVRQALSYGINVDEIINVILKGNAVRSTSPFPSIFWAHNEKLKPYPYDIQRAKKLLYEAGWRDSDGDGILDKVIDGRKVDFKFTLITNAENQTRREVAVAIQNDLLKLGVKMEIQLYEFNTFMRHILDRNFDAVLSGWRIATKPDLSSLFHTEAIKSGHNIVSYSNPYFDKLNDSAAVLNNLASAKKIWDEIQEILYEDQPYTFLYEPVRINGISKRIKIETVKMNSISFLFNLHEWELR, encoded by the coding sequence ATGCGCGTTAATCAAATTCTGTTCTTTTTGATTTTATCCTTGCTCCTCACATTGGGTTGTAGAAAGGAAATCAAAAGAAATTACATAGTTATTGGAAGCACTATTGATATTGACTCTTTTAACCCGTATCTAAGCACATCGCTTTTCACTCAAGATATACTTGATAGAGTTTACCTTCGTCTTGCTGTTGAACATGAAGATTACCGAACCTTTACGCCACTTCTTGCGAAGAGATGGGAATGGTCAAAGGACTCTCTTCAAATCACTTTTTATCTTCGCAATGATGTTTATTGGAGCGATGGTGTTAAGACGACAGCGTATGATGTTGAATATAGTTTTAAAGCAGCCATTTCTCCCGAACTTGCTTGGCTAAACGCGGAGGACATAGTTAGAAATATAGAGGATGTAAAGGCTTTGAATGAGACAACGCTTGTTGTTAAGTATCGTTATGTTTATCCATATCAGGTTATGGATATAAACGATGTCTGGATAGTCCCGCGACACATCTATGAAAAGATCCCCTTCTCCGAATGGAGGAAGAATGGTTTCTTTGATCATAATCCTGTGACAAACGGTCCATATAAAGTTGCTCGCTGGGAAAGAGGACAATTGATTGAACTTGTCAAAAATGAAAGATATTTTGATAAAAATTATCCAAAGATAGAAAGGGTTTTCGTTAAAATCGTCCCAAATGAATCAAATTTAACTTTGCAGTTCTTGAATGGTGAGATTGATGTTTTGCCTTCCGTTTCGCCATCTGTTGCTGATAAATATGGGGGAGATAAAAATTTAAAGTTTGTTAAGTATCCACACCTTGCGTATGAATATATTGGGTGGAATCAGAAAAATCCGATATTTGCCGATAAAAAGGTGAGACAAGCGCTATCATACGGGATAAATGTTGATGAGATAATAAATGTTATTTTAAAAGGGAATGCCGTTCGTTCAACTTCACCATTCCCATCAATTTTTTGGGCTCACAATGAGAAATTAAAACCATATCCATATGATATTCAAAGGGCTAAAAAACTTCTTTATGAAGCTGGCTGGCGGGATTCAGATGGGGATGGAATCCTTGACAAGGTTATAGATGGGAGAAAGGTTGATTTTAAATTTACATTGATAACGAATGCTGAGAATCAAACGAGGAGGGAGGTTGCAGTGGCTATCCAAAATGACCTTTTGAAGCTTGGTGTTAAGATGGAAATCCAGCTTTATGAATTTAACACATTTATGCGCCATATACTTGATAGAAATTTTGATGCGGTTTTATCAGGTTGGAGGATTGCGACTAAGCCAGACCTTTCTTCTTTGTTTCACACCGAGGCGATAAAATCAGGGCATAATATCGTCTCGTATTCAAATCCGTATTTTGATAAGCTTAATGATTCAGCAGCTGTTTTAAACAACCTTGCAAGTGCCAAGAAAATTTGGGATGAAATTCAAGAGATACTTTATGAGGACCAACCTTATACATTTCTTTATGAGCCAGTTCGGATAAATGGGATTAGCAAAAGGATAAAAATTGAGACCGTTAAAATGAACAGTATAAGTTTCCTTTTTAATTTGCACGAGTGGGAATTAAGGTGA
- a CDS encoding ABC transporter permease, whose translation MRVILKRILNAIFLSLGISTVVFLLLRILPSVSFADLYLSPRLSDETIARIKSSYGLDKPVLIQFFVWVKEIAMGNFGFSFIYRKPVIECIFDAFLSTLIIGLPALIYSFGLGIVVGVQLARKKGKAVDKFVSVFLLILYSIPTFWVGIVFILIFSYALGFFPSSGLRSFNFNEMSFVEKIFDLFWHIFLPSFTLGIAPMSAVARFVRSHTLKVLSQTYVKMAKAKGLEERLIFYRHVLPNALLPVVTLFGLYLPVFLAGSVVVEQIFSIPGLGKLAIDSIFKRDYPLTVGITLFVSFIVIFGNLISDILYTIFDPRIRLE comes from the coding sequence ATGAGGGTGATTTTAAAACGAATTTTAAACGCTATTTTTCTTTCCCTTGGCATATCCACGGTTGTTTTCTTGCTCTTAAGGATATTACCTTCGGTTTCGTTCGCCGATTTGTATTTAAGCCCAAGATTATCGGATGAAACGATCGCAAGGATAAAATCATCTTATGGACTTGATAAACCTGTTTTGATTCAATTTTTCGTCTGGGTAAAGGAAATCGCGATGGGTAATTTCGGGTTTTCTTTTATCTATCGCAAGCCGGTGATTGAGTGTATATTTGATGCTTTTCTTTCAACCTTGATCATCGGGCTTCCAGCGCTTATTTACAGTTTTGGTTTAGGTATTGTTGTTGGTGTTCAATTGGCTCGTAAAAAAGGGAAGGCGGTTGATAAGTTCGTAAGTGTTTTTCTCCTTATTTTATATTCAATTCCAACTTTTTGGGTTGGGATAGTTTTTATACTCATTTTTAGTTATGCGCTTGGATTTTTCCCTTCATCTGGGCTTCGTTCTTTTAATTTCAATGAGATGAGCTTTGTTGAGAAAATTTTTGATTTATTTTGGCATATTTTCCTTCCATCTTTCACACTTGGTATAGCGCCTATGTCTGCAGTTGCAAGGTTTGTAAGAAGCCACACGCTTAAGGTTTTATCGCAAACTTATGTTAAAATGGCAAAAGCGAAGGGTCTTGAAGAGCGTCTGATTTTTTATCGTCATGTTTTGCCGAACGCTTTGCTTCCCGTTGTAACTCTTTTTGGTCTTTACCTGCCTGTTTTCCTCGCTGGATCAGTCGTCGTTGAGCAAATTTTTTCAATTCCGGGGCTTGGGAAACTTGCGATTGACTCAATTTTTAAGAGGGATTATCCTCTTACCGTTGGGATAACATTGTTTGTTTCTTTCATCGTCATATTTGGGAATTTGATCTCAGATATACTATACACAATTTTTGACCCAAGGATAAGGTTGGAATGA
- a CDS encoding ABC transporter permease gives MIARKKIFWVSIFVVFYLVLADLIAPFDPIMSLDRENLSSLPPLTRVYEINLKDGGKVIAFDYVKQGEFVYYTQKFSRGRVKLEDLKNVRSLLFVFGTDNLGRDVLSRTIYGGKISLLVGIIASFIALFVGLIVGVFAGYFGGIIDKVLMRITDVFLAFPKLFLVLVVVSLSSGQTIFSLILILGLLSWMGIARFTRAEFLKLKNMEFVLALEAIGFPDLKIALRHILPNAILPSLVNMPLLIGDLILTESILSFIGFGVQPPTPTWGSMISEAEKSLLSTWWLPIPPGILISATVLIMNWASEIEE, from the coding sequence ATGATAGCGCGGAAGAAAATATTTTGGGTTTCAATCTTTGTGGTGTTCTATCTTGTTTTAGCGGATTTGATAGCACCGTTTGATCCCATAATGTCGCTTGACAGAGAAAATCTTTCATCATTACCGCCTTTGACAAGGGTTTATGAGATAAATTTGAAAGACGGTGGGAAAGTCATCGCTTTTGATTATGTTAAGCAAGGCGAATTCGTTTATTACACACAGAAATTTTCGCGTGGCAGGGTTAAACTTGAGGATTTGAAAAATGTTAGGTCGCTTCTTTTTGTCTTCGGGACGGATAATCTCGGGCGAGATGTGTTAAGTAGGACAATTTATGGGGGCAAGATATCCCTTTTAGTTGGCATAATTGCTTCTTTTATCGCTCTTTTTGTCGGACTGATTGTTGGAGTTTTCGCTGGTTACTTCGGTGGGATAATTGATAAGGTTTTGATGCGAATTACGGATGTATTTCTTGCTTTCCCGAAATTGTTCCTTGTGCTTGTGGTTGTCTCTCTTAGTTCGGGACAAACGATTTTCTCTCTTATTTTAATTTTAGGTCTGTTAAGTTGGATGGGAATAGCAAGGTTTACAAGGGCGGAATTTTTGAAGTTAAAAAATATGGAGTTCGTCCTTGCGCTTGAAGCGATTGGTTTCCCAGATCTTAAAATTGCACTCAGACATATTTTGCCTAATGCTATATTGCCATCTCTCGTGAATATGCCCTTGCTGATTGGTGATTTGATCTTGACGGAATCAATTTTAAGCTTTATTGGCTTTGGGGTTCAACCTCCAACTCCAACTTGGGGAAGTATGATAAGTGAGGCGGAAAAGAGTTTGCTTTCAACTTGGTGGCTTCCAATCCCGCCTGGCATTTTAATCTCAGCTACTGTTTTAATTATGAATTGGGCTTCTGAAATTGAAGAATAG
- the guaA gene encoding glutamine-hydrolyzing GMP synthase: MRPTEFILVLDFGSQYTQLIARRIRELGVFSEIQRFDFPIDEILKLKPKGIILSGGPSSVYEDGAPQVDEKLFELGIPVLGICYGLQLIAYKLGGIVDKFAKREYGKAVLRVIKDDDLFYGFNSQSVVWMSHGDALIKEPDGFEVIAWTDNSPICAIRNKDKKIYGVQFHPEVAHTERGDEILRNFVYKICGCKGEWNAEFFIEREIEEIRKIVGDEKVICAVSGGVDSTVLALLLSRAIGENLIAIFIDNGLMREGETEEVLKNFREIGVNIYYVNASEVFLERLKGIFDPEEKRRIIGRTFIEIFEREAEKFGDVKFLAQGTLYPDVIESTSYKGPSSKIKTHHNVGGLPERMNFKLIEPFRELFKDEVRKIGRSLGLSNEILNRHPFPGPGLAVRVVGEVTKDKLEILRKADKIFIEEIKKANLYDKIWQAFAVLLPIKTVGVMGDERSYEYVVALRAVSSQDGMTADWFRFPYDLLERVSNRIVNEVKGVNRVIYDITTKPPATIEWE; this comes from the coding sequence ATGAGACCGACTGAATTTATACTTGTACTTGATTTCGGCTCGCAGTATACTCAGCTTATAGCCAGAAGGATAAGAGAGCTAGGTGTCTTTTCGGAGATTCAAAGGTTTGATTTCCCCATTGATGAAATTTTAAAGTTGAAACCAAAGGGGATAATTTTATCAGGAGGGCCTTCAAGCGTTTACGAAGATGGCGCACCTCAAGTTGATGAAAAATTGTTTGAACTTGGAATTCCAGTGCTTGGAATTTGCTATGGACTTCAATTGATAGCGTATAAACTTGGTGGAATTGTTGATAAGTTTGCCAAGAGAGAATACGGGAAGGCAGTTTTAAGAGTTATAAAAGATGACGATTTATTTTATGGGTTCAATTCACAAAGCGTCGTTTGGATGAGCCATGGGGATGCACTGATAAAGGAACCGGATGGCTTTGAAGTTATAGCTTGGACTGATAATTCGCCGATTTGTGCTATAAGAAATAAAGATAAAAAGATTTACGGCGTTCAATTTCATCCGGAAGTTGCGCACACGGAAAGGGGCGATGAAATTTTGAGAAATTTTGTGTATAAGATTTGCGGTTGTAAAGGTGAGTGGAACGCTGAATTTTTCATTGAAAGGGAGATTGAGGAAATAAGGAAGATTGTTGGGGATGAAAAGGTTATTTGTGCCGTAAGTGGTGGGGTTGATTCAACAGTTCTTGCACTGCTTTTAAGTAGAGCTATCGGGGAGAATTTGATCGCTATTTTTATAGATAATGGTTTGATGCGCGAGGGTGAAACTGAAGAGGTCTTGAAAAATTTTAGGGAAATTGGGGTTAACATTTATTATGTAAATGCAAGCGAGGTCTTTCTTGAAAGATTAAAAGGTATCTTTGATCCAGAGGAAAAGAGACGAATCATTGGGAGGACATTTATTGAGATATTTGAAAGAGAGGCGGAAAAATTTGGCGATGTGAAATTCCTTGCGCAAGGGACGCTTTATCCTGATGTCATTGAATCAACGAGTTATAAAGGTCCTTCATCAAAGATAAAGACGCATCATAATGTTGGGGGTCTTCCTGAGCGTATGAATTTCAAGTTGATAGAGCCGTTTAGAGAACTTTTTAAAGATGAGGTCAGAAAGATAGGGAGGTCTTTGGGTTTAAGCAATGAAATTTTAAACCGCCATCCTTTCCCAGGTCCTGGGCTTGCTGTTAGAGTTGTTGGGGAGGTAACAAAAGATAAACTTGAAATTTTGCGCAAAGCAGATAAAATTTTCATTGAGGAGATAAAGAAAGCAAATTTATACGACAAAATTTGGCAAGCGTTTGCTGTTCTTTTGCCAATTAAAACAGTTGGTGTTATGGGGGACGAGAGAAGTTATGAGTATGTGGTAGCCCTTAGAGCTGTTTCAAGTCAAGATGGTATGACGGCGGATTGGTTCAGATTCCCGTATGATTTGCTTGAGAGGGTTTCAAATAGGATCGTCAATGAGGTAAAAGGTGTAAATCGTGTTATCTATGATATAACAACAAAACCACCGGCGACAATTGAATGGGAGTGA
- a CDS encoding tetratricopeptide repeat protein produces MSNGIIKKMIERARKYFDSGKYLHSLQIYHRIISEYPGYVDAYSELAYVYTKLGKEGYAEKLLRKALQIEPGNEEVLFLLGTNCLRSKKFDEAIKFLTKLAYLEYPAVHYNLGLAYYYRGDYLEAEAELKKVLSLDPDFPKAVESLAEILIKRESYDEAVDYLKRGIKREPYNHTLYYLLGISFWNLGKLKQAREAIETAIDLEPNKGILWQTCGEILLELGEIEEAERYFNRAISLDKGLVDSFINLGLIHLYRGEDEQARKFFDEAIKIDPKASVKIEEKIKLLRNG; encoded by the coding sequence ATGTCCAACGGGATAATAAAGAAAATGATTGAGAGAGCGAGGAAGTATTTTGACTCGGGGAAATATCTTCATTCGCTTCAGATTTATCACAGGATTATAAGTGAGTATCCGGGGTATGTTGATGCGTACTCTGAGTTGGCTTATGTTTACACAAAGCTTGGGAAGGAGGGTTATGCTGAGAAGCTTTTGAGGAAGGCGCTTCAAATAGAGCCGGGGAACGAGGAAGTGCTCTTTTTGCTTGGGACGAATTGTTTGCGCTCAAAGAAATTTGATGAAGCGATAAAATTCTTAACAAAGCTTGCTTACCTTGAATATCCAGCTGTTCATTATAACCTCGGACTTGCTTATTATTACCGTGGCGATTACCTTGAGGCCGAAGCCGAGCTTAAAAAAGTTTTAAGCCTTGACCCGGATTTTCCCAAAGCTGTTGAGTCGCTTGCCGAGATATTGATAAAGCGCGAAAGTTATGATGAGGCGGTTGATTACTTAAAGCGTGGGATAAAAAGAGAGCCCTATAATCATACGCTTTATTATCTCTTGGGCATATCATTTTGGAATTTGGGAAAGTTAAAACAAGCTCGCGAGGCAATTGAAACCGCTATTGACCTTGAACCGAATAAAGGAATCCTGTGGCAAACATGTGGTGAAATTTTACTTGAACTCGGTGAAATTGAAGAGGCGGAGAGGTATTTCAATCGCGCTATTTCACTTGATAAAGGTTTAGTTGATTCGTTCATAAATCTCGGTTTAATTCATTTGTATCGTGGTGAGGATGAGCAAGCGAGAAAGTTTTTTGATGAGGCAATTAAAATTGACCCTAAAGCGAGCGTGAAAATAGAGGAAAAAATCAAACTTTTAAGAAATGGTTAA
- a CDS encoding ABC transporter substrate-binding protein: MIIKESVLTQGYSFFNPVADSLFKAGVELFKFGLNSRGHLADTSGGREYFLNAYLKFDSVISLGLNHRTTASYLMASKSLCYLNRFADAGNLLRDFLSKFPESEYVEDAHYTLGLIYFKLGDLDDALLEIDRSIQVSKSDPTKYKRVISALIDSVDLTTLQKLADKVSSTEVKYLVVVKVADKIALSGKYEDAKKYIADRLRYFSGTEFYERLMFKISYYERLLARPEVKIGVLLPERQSLSESILKGIELAVEQHNLNFSPKVGIELRYYNSLDIDRKVLSFKKVPEVSAIIGPVYSEDVQICARFINDLKIPLISPTATSDGLADLSDYIFQLNSDFTTRARAIAQFAVFSLGLKYFFVLAPNDKRIKPFVDAFVDEVKLDSGQVMKIQFYNPDETDLRGYFREMKAVLDSFKVPLDIVGLFAPILNSDFIGIITSQVFYHDMNVKILGNDIWNNFNELYLNRRYTDGVVFTAGWKVDFESQAYKNFVKVFKDRYGVEPDELSIYGYDTARFLLEVIKAGMLTPGEVYNAIKKVEFFGIGRDIVFEDGRVNRSIAILVFKDNLIRRLTQWTIKK; encoded by the coding sequence TTGATCATTAAAGAAAGTGTTTTGACTCAAGGATATAGTTTTTTTAATCCCGTTGCCGATTCGCTTTTTAAAGCAGGCGTTGAACTTTTCAAATTCGGTTTGAATTCCAGAGGACATTTAGCTGATACCTCAGGGGGGAGGGAATACTTCTTAAACGCATATTTAAAATTTGATTCCGTTATTTCTCTTGGTTTGAATCACCGAACGACAGCAAGTTATCTTATGGCTTCAAAGTCGCTTTGTTATCTTAACAGATTTGCAGATGCGGGTAACTTATTGAGGGATTTTCTGTCAAAGTTCCCCGAGAGCGAATATGTTGAAGATGCTCATTATACGCTTGGGCTGATTTACTTCAAGCTTGGAGATTTAGATGACGCTTTGCTTGAGATTGATAGGTCTATTCAAGTTTCAAAAAGTGATCCAACGAAGTATAAAAGAGTTATTTCTGCACTTATTGATTCGGTTGATTTGACCACGCTTCAAAAGCTTGCGGATAAGGTTTCATCCACCGAGGTTAAATATCTTGTAGTTGTAAAAGTAGCGGATAAAATCGCTCTTTCTGGGAAATATGAAGATGCGAAAAAATACATCGCGGACAGGTTGAGATATTTTAGTGGGACTGAATTTTACGAGAGATTGATGTTTAAAATTTCGTATTACGAACGCCTTCTAGCTCGTCCAGAGGTTAAAATAGGTGTTTTGCTCCCCGAGCGACAAAGCTTAAGTGAATCAATTTTAAAAGGTATTGAACTTGCCGTTGAGCAACATAATTTAAATTTCAGCCCCAAGGTTGGGATTGAGCTCAGGTATTATAATTCACTTGATATTGACAGGAAGGTTTTGTCTTTCAAGAAAGTTCCTGAGGTCTCTGCGATAATTGGACCAGTTTACAGTGAAGATGTTCAAATTTGTGCGAGGTTCATCAACGATTTAAAAATACCTTTGATTTCACCGACAGCCACATCGGATGGTTTAGCTGATTTAAGCGATTACATTTTTCAGTTGAATTCCGATTTTACGACTAGGGCAAGGGCTATAGCACAGTTTGCGGTTTTTTCGCTTGGGTTGAAATACTTTTTTGTTCTCGCACCGAACGATAAAAGGATAAAACCATTCGTTGATGCTTTTGTTGATGAAGTTAAGTTGGATTCCGGTCAAGTGATGAAAATTCAGTTTTACAATCCAGATGAAACGGACCTTCGCGGTTATTTTAGGGAGATGAAAGCTGTTCTTGATTCCTTTAAAGTTCCGTTGGATATTGTCGGGCTTTTTGCTCCAATTTTAAATTCCGACTTCATCGGTATAATCACCTCACAGGTCTTTTACCACGATATGAATGTTAAAATTTTGGGCAACGATATCTGGAACAATTTTAATGAACTTTACCTAAACAGGAGATACACCGATGGAGTTGTATTCACTGCTGGTTGGAAAGTTGATTTTGAGTCACAAGCATATAAAAACTTCGTAAAGGTTTTTAAAGATAGATATGGAGTTGAACCGGACGAGTTATCCATTTACGGTTATGATACTGCGAGATTTCTTTTGGAAGTGATAAAGGCGGGAATGTTAACACCTGGCGAAGTTTATAATGCGATTAAG